In one window of Drosophila mauritiana strain mau12 chromosome X, ASM438214v1, whole genome shotgun sequence DNA:
- the LOC117146743 gene encoding probable phosphorylase b kinase regulatory subunit alpha isoform X5 — protein MRSRSNSGVRLDYYQRIVHRLILAHQEPVTGLFPASNVNSHAWIRDNVYCILAVWGLSMAYKKIADQDEDRAKCYELEQSCVKLMRGLLMAMMNQKDKVEKFKMTQSPYDSLHAKYSSKNGLPVVADNEWGHLQIDAVSLYLLILAQMTASGLQIVFSLDEVSFIQNLVFYIESAYSIPDYGIWERGDKTNHGEPELNASSIGMAKAALEAMNELDLFGARGGPASVIHVLADEAHKCQAVLQSMLPRESNSKELDSGLLCVIGFPAFAVDDAQLIHNTKDAILSRLQGKYGCKRFLRDGYRTPKEDPSRLYYERWELRMFENIECEWPLFYCYLILFHAFQSDKRAVEEYASRLEKIMVRSEDGILLVPESYAVPQDLVGFEYQKPGSQVREVVGRCPFLWGQSLFILGRLLQEGFLAVGELDPLNRRLGAQKKPDVVVQVVIIAEDNEIRDKLAEHDLHVQTIAEVAPIEVQPARVLSHLYTYLGRNRKLGLSGRKSRDVGILSTSKLYSLKDRIFAFTPQHIDYEEYYTTRDPDLLASNFTTNLAFLTNNWRHMLGRPTITLMATHYMLDQDKIPLAMIQTMRKLKSGYINGTRVMLGSLKDFLNTSAITDLSFLGSTEDGYPDRLHPDVQTYLDEHLLRSFSNRSTMNLRGGQLRPRTLRRRMSCKGAIKKTRSINVDSDNLGMEGPSPLTERRLSSIVPPPWLQANKQSHVSVFATTPEEGPTSSPLSLGNELIRENIYPVDPHHSRSAIDRRSEFVRQQEITVPKILIQRHRAETNFADTEVEELIAMLRETENLEEQGDILQYLVDTQGLDFNTAGLGFKNKSEENATPNANNAAGTGTDPDNAAHPSSATANSNNSHCIGNTSNISSSSSNISNHNNMSPHENNHDSSQSEGMLEEGRVVTVRDLLKGLYEKACQQKLWGLVRHTAGMLGKRVEDLAKAVTDLLVRQKQVTVGMPPNNEHTITAPLPEVELRQLIHDAYGDDESTAMLTQELMVYLAMFIRTEPQLFHEMLRLRVGLIIQVMAKELSRTLNCDGEAASEHLLNLSPFEMKNLLYHILSGKEFAVSSVARGNLSIVSCKSSRVSKKSQIGLGDPEGEDALIATIDDRQGQWLRRRRLDGALNRVPRDFYSRVWTVLEKCQGLAIEGRVLQQSLTQEMTPGELKFALEVETALNQIPQPEYRQLVVEALMVLTLVTEHNMVPSLGGVIYVEHLVHKANQLFLEDQRKVQGDATLCCAKIKDGKEQQQAASGMLLCGGAAYICQHLYDSAPSGSYGTMTYMSRAVALVLDCVPKHGEMECAIS, from the exons ATGCGTTCTCGCAGCAATTCGGGCGTCCGTTTGGACTACTACCAGCGCATCGTGCATCGTCTGATCCTGGCCCACCAGGAACCGGTCACCGGTCTCTTTCCCGCCTCGAATGTAAACTCGCACGCCTGGATCAGGGACAATGTGTACTGCATCTTGGCCGTTTGGGGCTTGTCCATGGCGTACAAGAAGATTGCCGATCAGGACGAGGATCGGGCCAAGTGCTACGAGCTGGAGCAGAGCTGTGTGAAGCTGATGCGCGGCCTGCTCATGGCCATGATGAACCAGAAGGACAAGGTGGAGAAGTTCAAGATGACCCAGAGCCCCTACGATTCGCTGCACGCCAAATATTCCAGCAAGAACGGCTTGCCCGTGGTCGCCGACAATGAGTGGGGTCATCTGCAGATCGATGCCGTGTCCCTGTACCTGCTGATCCTGGCCCAGATGACGGCCTCCGGCCTGCAGATCGTCTTCTCCCTGGACGAGGTGTCGTTCATCCAGAATCTGGTCTTCTATATCGAGTCAGCCTACTCGATTCCCGACTATGGCATTTGGGAGCGCGGAGATAAAACCAATCATG GTGAACCCGAGCTGAATGCCAGCTCCATTGGCATGGCCAAGGCTGCGCTGGAAGCCATGAACGAGCTGGATCTGTTTGGAGCCCGTGGCGGTCCGGCCAGTGTTATCCATGTGCTGGCCGACGAGGCCCACAAATGCCAGGCGGTGCTGCAGTCGATGCTGCCGCGCGAGTCCAACAGCAAGGAATTGGATTCCGGACTGCTGTGCGTCATCGGTTTCCCCGCCTTTGCTGTGGACGATGCCCAGCTGATACACAACACCAAGGATGCCATTCTGTCCCGTCTGCAGGGCAAGTACGGCTGCAAGAGATTCCTGCGCGATGGCTATCGCACACCGAAGGAGGATCCCTCGAGGCTGTACTACGAGCGCTGGGAGCTGCGCATGTTCGAGAACATCGAGTGCGAGTGGCCGCTGTTCTACTGCTACCTAATCCTGTTCCACGCCTTCCAGAGCGACAAGCGGGCGGTGGAGGAGTACGCCAGCCGGCTGGAGAAGATCATGGTGCGCTCGGAAGATGGCATTCTGCTCGTTCCCGAGAGCTATGCAGTGCCGCAGGATCTGGTGGGCTTCGAGTATCAGAAGCCGGGATCGCAGGTCCGCGAAGTGGTCGGTCGGTGTCCCTTCCTGTGGGGCCAGTCCCTGTTCATCCTCGGCAGATTGCTGCAGGAG GGTTTCCTGGCTGTGGGCGAATTGGATCCATTGAATCGTCGCCTGGGCGCTCAAAAGAAGCCGGACGTCGTCGTCCAAGTGGTCATCATTGCCGAGGACAACGAGATTCGCGACAAGCTGGCCGAGCACGATCTGCACGTGCAGACGATCGCAGAGGTGGCGCCCATTGAGGTGCAGCCAGCCCGAGTCCTCAGTCACCTGTACACCTATCTGGGACGCAATCGGAAACTGGGTTTGAGCGGCAGAAAGTCCCGCGATGTGGGCATCCTCAGCACCAGTAAGCTCTACTCGCTGAAGGATCGCATATTTGCCTTCACGCCGCAG catATCGACTATGAAGAATATTATACAACACGCGATCCCGATTTGCTTGCCAGCAATTTTACCACAAATTTAGCATTCTTGACCAACAATTGGCGTCACATGTTGGGCAGGCCGACAATCACACTAATGGCAACCCACTATATGCTAG ATCAGGACAAGATCCCGCTGGCCATGATCCAGACGATGAGGAAACTCAAGTCGGGCTACATCAATGGCACCCGCGTGATGCTGGGCAGCCTGAAGGACTTCCTCAACACCTCGGCCATCACGGATCTGAGCTTTCTGGGCAGCACCGAGGACGGCTATCCGGACCGCCTGCATCCGGATGTGCAGACCTATCTGGATGAGCATCTGCTGCGCTCGTTCAGCAATCGCAGCACCATGAATCTGCGCGGCGGACAACTGCGTCCGCGAACATTGAGGCGACGCATGTCCTGCAAGGGAGCCATCAAAAAGACGCGCTCCATCAACGTGGACT CTGATAACCTGGGCATGGAGGGACCTTCTCCGCTGACGGAACGTCGCCTGTCCTCGATTGTGCCACCACCATGGCTGCAGGCCAACAAGCAGAGCCACGTCAGTGTGTTCGCCACGACGCCGGAGGAGGGACCCACCAGCTCACCGCTGAGTCTGGGCAACGAGCTCATCCGGGAGAACATCTATCCGGTGGATCCGCATCACAGTCGCTCGGCGATCGACAGACGCAGCGAGTTCGTGCGCCAGCAAGAGA TAACAGTGCCAAAAATTCTAATACAACGCCATCGTGCCGAAACAAATTTCGCGGACACAGAAGTGGAGGAGCTGATTGCGATGCTGCGCGAAACGGAGAATCTCGAGGAGCAGGGCGACATCCTACAGTACCTGGTGGACACTCAGGGTCTGGACTTCAATACGG CCGGCCTGGGATTCAAGAATAAGTCGGAGGAGAATGCCACTCCGAATGCGAATAACGCCG CCGGCACCGGCACCGATCCGGATAATGCCGCCCATCCGAGTTCCGCCACCGCCAACAGCAATAATAGCCATTGCATCGGCAACACTAGCAACattagcagcagcagcagcaacatcagcaatcACAACAACATGAGCCCACATGAGAATAACCACGATTCTTCCCAATCCGAAGGCATGCTCGAAGAGGGACGCGTGGTGACCGTGCGGGATCTGCTGAAGGGACTCTACGAGAAGGCGTGCCAGCAGAAGCTCTGGGGACTCGTCCGCCACACGGCCGGCATGCTGGGCAAACGGGTGGAGGATTTGGCCAAAGCGGTCACTGATCTGCTCGTCCGACAGAAGCAGGTCACCGTGGGAATGCCACCAAATAATGAGCACACCATAACGGCGCCGCTGCCGGAAGTCGAGCTGCGTCAGCTCATCCACGAT GCCTATGGCGATGATGAGAGTACGGCGATGCTGACGCAGGAGTTGATGGTCTACCTGGCCATGTTCATACGCACCGAGCCGCAGCTGTTCCACGAGATGCTACGCCTGCGCGTCGGCCTGATCATCCAGGTGATGGCCAAGGAGCTGTCCCGCACCCTCAACTGCGACGGCGAGGCGGCGTCGGAGCATTTACTTAACCTCTCGCCCTTCGAGATGAAAAATCTCCTGTATCACATACTCAGCGGCAAGGAGTTTGCTGTTAGTAGCG TCGCCCGTGGCAATCTGTCCATTGTGAGCTGCAAGAGCAGCCGCGTTAGCAAGAAGAGCCAGATCGGCCTGGGTGATCCGGAGGGCGAAGATGCGCTCATAGCCACCATTGACGACCGGCAGGGTCAGTGGCTGCGCCGGCGACGGCTGGACGGCGCCCTCAATCGTGTGCCCCGCGATTTCTATTCGCGCGTGTGGACCGTACTGGAGAAGTGCCAGGGTCTGGCCATCGAGGGACGTGTCCTGCAGCAGAGTCTCACGCAGGAGATGACGCCGGGCGAACTGAAGTTTGCGCTGGAGGTGGAGACGGCCCTCAACCAGATACCGCAGCCCGAGTACAGGCAGCTGGTGGTCGAGGCTCTGATGGTGCTCACACTCGTCACCGAGCACAATATGGTGCCCTCGCTGGGTGGCGTCATCTACGTGGAGCATCTGGTGCACAAGGCCAATCAGTTGTTCCTCGAGGATCAGCGCAAGGTGCAGGGCGATGCAACGCTGTGCTGCGCCAAGATCAAGGACggcaaggagcagcagcaggccgCCTCCGGGATGCTACTCTGCGGCGGTGCCGCCTACATATGCCAGCATCTCTACGACAG TGCTCCCAGCGGCAGCTATGGCACCATGACCTACATGTCCCGGGCGGTGGCCCTTGTGCTCGACTGTGTGCCCAAGCATGGCGAGATGGAGTGCGCCATCTCCTAA
- the LOC117146743 gene encoding probable phosphorylase b kinase regulatory subunit alpha isoform X12 produces MRSRSNSGVRLDYYQRIVHRLILAHQEPVTGLFPASNVNSHAWIRDNVYCILAVWGLSMAYKKIADQDEDRAKCYELEQSCVKLMRGLLMAMMNQKDKVEKFKMTQSPYDSLHAKYSSKNGLPVVADNEWGHLQIDAVSLYLLILAQMTASGLQIVFSLDEVSFIQNLVFYIESAYSIPDYGIWERGDKTNHGEPELNASSIGMAKAALEAMNELDLFGARGGPASVIHVLADEAHKCQAVLQSMLPRESNSKELDSGLLCVIGFPAFAVDDAQLIHNTKDAILSRLQGKYGCKRFLRDGYRTPKEDPSRLYYERWELRMFENIECEWPLFYCYLILFHAFQSDKRAVEEYASRLEKIMVRSEDGILLVPESYAVPQDLVGFEYQKPGSQVREVVGRCPFLWGQSLFILGRLLQEGFLAVGELDPLNRRLGAQKKPDVVVQVVIIAEDNEIRDKLAEHDLHVQTIAEVAPIEVQPARVLSHLYTYLGRNRKLGLSGRKSRDVGILSTSKLYSLKDRIFAFTPQFADLSRFYIASDNELMIDILKGEINFLKSAWDLLGRPLVTLVLKRIHLDQDKIPLAMIQTMRKLKSGYINGTRVMLGSLKDFLNTSAITDLSFLGSTEDGYPDRLHPDVQTYLDEHLLRSFSNRSTMNLRGGQLRPRTLRRRMSCKGAIKKTRSINVDSDNLGMEGPSPLTERRLSSIVPPPWLQANKQSHVSVFATTPEEGPTSSPLSLGNELIRENIYPVDPHHSRSAIDRRSEFVRQQEMPKILIQRHRAETNFADTEVEELIAMLRETENLEEQGDILQYLVDTQGLDFNTGMLEEGRVVTVRDLLKGLYEKACQQKLWGLVRHTAGMLGKRVEDLAKAVTDLLVRQKQVTVGMPPNNEHTITAPLPEVELRQLIHDAYGDDESTAMLTQELMVYLAMFIRTEPQLFHEMLRLRVGLIIQVMAKELSRTLNCDGEAASEHLLNLSPFEMKNLLYHILSGKEFAVSSVARGNLSIVSCKSSRVSKKSQIGLGDPEGEDALIATIDDRQGQWLRRRRLDGALNRVPRDFYSRVWTVLEKCQGLAIEGRVLQQSLTQEMTPGELKFALEVETALNQIPQPEYRQLVVEALMVLTLVTEHNMVPSLGGVIYVEHLVHKANQLFLEDQRKVQGDATLCCAKIKDGKEQQQAASGMLLCGGAAYICQHLYDSAPSGSYGTMTYMSRAVALVLDCVPKHGEMECAIS; encoded by the exons ATGCGTTCTCGCAGCAATTCGGGCGTCCGTTTGGACTACTACCAGCGCATCGTGCATCGTCTGATCCTGGCCCACCAGGAACCGGTCACCGGTCTCTTTCCCGCCTCGAATGTAAACTCGCACGCCTGGATCAGGGACAATGTGTACTGCATCTTGGCCGTTTGGGGCTTGTCCATGGCGTACAAGAAGATTGCCGATCAGGACGAGGATCGGGCCAAGTGCTACGAGCTGGAGCAGAGCTGTGTGAAGCTGATGCGCGGCCTGCTCATGGCCATGATGAACCAGAAGGACAAGGTGGAGAAGTTCAAGATGACCCAGAGCCCCTACGATTCGCTGCACGCCAAATATTCCAGCAAGAACGGCTTGCCCGTGGTCGCCGACAATGAGTGGGGTCATCTGCAGATCGATGCCGTGTCCCTGTACCTGCTGATCCTGGCCCAGATGACGGCCTCCGGCCTGCAGATCGTCTTCTCCCTGGACGAGGTGTCGTTCATCCAGAATCTGGTCTTCTATATCGAGTCAGCCTACTCGATTCCCGACTATGGCATTTGGGAGCGCGGAGATAAAACCAATCATG GTGAACCCGAGCTGAATGCCAGCTCCATTGGCATGGCCAAGGCTGCGCTGGAAGCCATGAACGAGCTGGATCTGTTTGGAGCCCGTGGCGGTCCGGCCAGTGTTATCCATGTGCTGGCCGACGAGGCCCACAAATGCCAGGCGGTGCTGCAGTCGATGCTGCCGCGCGAGTCCAACAGCAAGGAATTGGATTCCGGACTGCTGTGCGTCATCGGTTTCCCCGCCTTTGCTGTGGACGATGCCCAGCTGATACACAACACCAAGGATGCCATTCTGTCCCGTCTGCAGGGCAAGTACGGCTGCAAGAGATTCCTGCGCGATGGCTATCGCACACCGAAGGAGGATCCCTCGAGGCTGTACTACGAGCGCTGGGAGCTGCGCATGTTCGAGAACATCGAGTGCGAGTGGCCGCTGTTCTACTGCTACCTAATCCTGTTCCACGCCTTCCAGAGCGACAAGCGGGCGGTGGAGGAGTACGCCAGCCGGCTGGAGAAGATCATGGTGCGCTCGGAAGATGGCATTCTGCTCGTTCCCGAGAGCTATGCAGTGCCGCAGGATCTGGTGGGCTTCGAGTATCAGAAGCCGGGATCGCAGGTCCGCGAAGTGGTCGGTCGGTGTCCCTTCCTGTGGGGCCAGTCCCTGTTCATCCTCGGCAGATTGCTGCAGGAG GGTTTCCTGGCTGTGGGCGAATTGGATCCATTGAATCGTCGCCTGGGCGCTCAAAAGAAGCCGGACGTCGTCGTCCAAGTGGTCATCATTGCCGAGGACAACGAGATTCGCGACAAGCTGGCCGAGCACGATCTGCACGTGCAGACGATCGCAGAGGTGGCGCCCATTGAGGTGCAGCCAGCCCGAGTCCTCAGTCACCTGTACACCTATCTGGGACGCAATCGGAAACTGGGTTTGAGCGGCAGAAAGTCCCGCGATGTGGGCATCCTCAGCACCAGTAAGCTCTACTCGCTGAAGGATCGCATATTTGCCTTCACGCCGCAG TTCGCCGACCTGTCGCGCTTCTATATCGCCTCCGATAACGAACTCATGATCGACATCCTCAAGGGCGAGATCAATTTCCTCAAGTCCGCTTGGGATCTGCTGGGTCGTCCGCTGGTCACCCTGGTGCTGAAGCGCATCCATCTAG ATCAGGACAAGATCCCGCTGGCCATGATCCAGACGATGAGGAAACTCAAGTCGGGCTACATCAATGGCACCCGCGTGATGCTGGGCAGCCTGAAGGACTTCCTCAACACCTCGGCCATCACGGATCTGAGCTTTCTGGGCAGCACCGAGGACGGCTATCCGGACCGCCTGCATCCGGATGTGCAGACCTATCTGGATGAGCATCTGCTGCGCTCGTTCAGCAATCGCAGCACCATGAATCTGCGCGGCGGACAACTGCGTCCGCGAACATTGAGGCGACGCATGTCCTGCAAGGGAGCCATCAAAAAGACGCGCTCCATCAACGTGGACT CTGATAACCTGGGCATGGAGGGACCTTCTCCGCTGACGGAACGTCGCCTGTCCTCGATTGTGCCACCACCATGGCTGCAGGCCAACAAGCAGAGCCACGTCAGTGTGTTCGCCACGACGCCGGAGGAGGGACCCACCAGCTCACCGCTGAGTCTGGGCAACGAGCTCATCCGGGAGAACATCTATCCGGTGGATCCGCATCACAGTCGCTCGGCGATCGACAGACGCAGCGAGTTCGTGCGCCAGCAAGAGA TGCCAAAAATTCTAATACAACGCCATCGTGCCGAAACAAATTTCGCGGACACAGAAGTGGAGGAGCTGATTGCGATGCTGCGCGAAACGGAGAATCTCGAGGAGCAGGGCGACATCCTACAGTACCTGGTGGACACTCAGGGTCTGGACTTCAATACGG GCATGCTCGAAGAGGGACGCGTGGTGACCGTGCGGGATCTGCTGAAGGGACTCTACGAGAAGGCGTGCCAGCAGAAGCTCTGGGGACTCGTCCGCCACACGGCCGGCATGCTGGGCAAACGGGTGGAGGATTTGGCCAAAGCGGTCACTGATCTGCTCGTCCGACAGAAGCAGGTCACCGTGGGAATGCCACCAAATAATGAGCACACCATAACGGCGCCGCTGCCGGAAGTCGAGCTGCGTCAGCTCATCCACGAT GCCTATGGCGATGATGAGAGTACGGCGATGCTGACGCAGGAGTTGATGGTCTACCTGGCCATGTTCATACGCACCGAGCCGCAGCTGTTCCACGAGATGCTACGCCTGCGCGTCGGCCTGATCATCCAGGTGATGGCCAAGGAGCTGTCCCGCACCCTCAACTGCGACGGCGAGGCGGCGTCGGAGCATTTACTTAACCTCTCGCCCTTCGAGATGAAAAATCTCCTGTATCACATACTCAGCGGCAAGGAGTTTGCTGTTAGTAGCG TCGCCCGTGGCAATCTGTCCATTGTGAGCTGCAAGAGCAGCCGCGTTAGCAAGAAGAGCCAGATCGGCCTGGGTGATCCGGAGGGCGAAGATGCGCTCATAGCCACCATTGACGACCGGCAGGGTCAGTGGCTGCGCCGGCGACGGCTGGACGGCGCCCTCAATCGTGTGCCCCGCGATTTCTATTCGCGCGTGTGGACCGTACTGGAGAAGTGCCAGGGTCTGGCCATCGAGGGACGTGTCCTGCAGCAGAGTCTCACGCAGGAGATGACGCCGGGCGAACTGAAGTTTGCGCTGGAGGTGGAGACGGCCCTCAACCAGATACCGCAGCCCGAGTACAGGCAGCTGGTGGTCGAGGCTCTGATGGTGCTCACACTCGTCACCGAGCACAATATGGTGCCCTCGCTGGGTGGCGTCATCTACGTGGAGCATCTGGTGCACAAGGCCAATCAGTTGTTCCTCGAGGATCAGCGCAAGGTGCAGGGCGATGCAACGCTGTGCTGCGCCAAGATCAAGGACggcaaggagcagcagcaggccgCCTCCGGGATGCTACTCTGCGGCGGTGCCGCCTACATATGCCAGCATCTCTACGACAG TGCTCCCAGCGGCAGCTATGGCACCATGACCTACATGTCCCGGGCGGTGGCCCTTGTGCTCGACTGTGTGCCCAAGCATGGCGAGATGGAGTGCGCCATCTCCTAA